One genomic window of Euzebya rosea includes the following:
- a CDS encoding cell wall-binding repeat-containing protein — translation MNRPVILAILILAILAAGATVASSQNQVWRITDATSTVEDKQIVLRTTIENPRSFGELSWYEDSDDNVNRLYVSAGNLGSSTSVRQNGESIDCPGITTTFDSSSGQEEWTTTIPAGCIQEGTYSMFVNRSNIEGGDTSNTFGPVELTSPGGDIPAPEFEPAAIERLAGASRYETAVEVSRFAFPNRASRVILSNANVQVDALPGSQLSGGPILYVPADGPVPQIVLDEVARLNPTEVIVLGGAFAVSDDVAAQVQAQTSHRTN, via the coding sequence ATGAACCGCCCTGTGATCCTCGCGATCCTCATCCTTGCCATCCTCGCCGCCGGCGCGACCGTCGCCTCGTCCCAGAACCAGGTCTGGCGGATCACCGATGCCACATCGACCGTCGAGGACAAGCAGATCGTCCTCCGCACGACCATCGAGAACCCACGCTCCTTCGGTGAGCTGAGCTGGTACGAGGACAGCGACGACAATGTCAACAGGCTCTACGTCTCCGCCGGCAACCTCGGTTCGTCCACGAGCGTCCGGCAGAACGGTGAGTCGATCGACTGCCCCGGCATCACCACGACGTTCGACAGCAGCAGCGGGCAGGAGGAATGGACCACCACCATCCCTGCGGGATGCATCCAGGAAGGCACCTACTCGATGTTCGTCAACCGCAGCAACATCGAGGGCGGCGACACTTCCAACACCTTCGGCCCGGTCGAGCTGACCTCCCCCGGCGGCGACATCCCCGCCCCGGAGTTCGAGCCCGCCGCCATCGAGCGACTCGCTGGGGCATCCCGCTACGAGACCGCCGTTGAGGTCAGCCGCTTCGCCTTCCCCAACCGCGCGTCCCGGGTCATCCTCTCCAACGCCAACGTCCAGGTTGACGCACTCCCCGGCTCACAGCTGAGCGGCGGTCCCATCCTCTACGTCCCGGCCGACGGACCGGTGCCGCAGATCGTCCTCGACGAGGTCGCCCGGCTTAACCCCACAGAGGTCATCGTGCTCGGTGGCGCCTTCGCGGTCAGCGACGACGTGGCCGCCCAAGTCCAGGCGCAGACGTCCCACCGCACCAACTGA